A DNA window from Ostrea edulis chromosome 5, xbOstEdul1.1, whole genome shotgun sequence contains the following coding sequences:
- the LOC125650850 gene encoding acetylcholine receptor subunit beta-like 1 isoform X8 yields the protein MLFLLTVLFGSAQSLGSDDEVNLIKYLFDDKNYNPLIRPVKNINESIEVQFNLALSQLISVDEKNQIMKTNVWLQMYWYDYQLTWNPEKYGGIKTIRINHSKAWRPDIVLFNNADGKYEVTYESNVVLMQPDGAANIYQVPPAIYKSSCDINVEYFPFDEQECEMKFGSWTFEEDQLNFTYYKFYGLDMTDYLKSGTWDIVDCPARIVICTDPETKRRISMYIAKFIIRRKTLFYTVNLIIPCMLISFVSICVFMLPADAGEKITLIISILLALVVFLLLISKLLPPSKTIPLIAKYLLFTFIMNIIAIGSTVFIINRNYRTPRTHRMPEWVRIVFLKYLPKFLFMTRPNHDNRWKSPLRVYSEENLDEDMKRHVEMCNKHTRNCQLHNISETTEVGYAPLSAELMEATEAIGFITEHLKWEDRYDSVTDDWKYMASVVDRMLLYIFLLVTVCGTIGILVQAPYILENIDQDELLSKIMDKYKLNKEGHVAPATIYQNAPC from the exons GTCTGGGGAGTGATGACGAGGTGAATCTCATTAAGTACCTGTTCGATGACAAAAACTACAACCCGCTGATCCGCCCTGTCAAGAACATTAATGAGTCCATCGAGGTCCAGTTTAACTTGGCCCTCAGCCAGCTTATCAGTGTG GATGAAAAGaatcaaataatgaaaacaaatgtttgGCTACAAATG TACTGGTATGACTATCAACTCACCTGGAAcccagagaaatatggcgggaTAAAGACGATTCGAATAAACCACTCCAAGGCCTGGAGACCGGATATTGTCCTATTCAACAA TGCTGATGGTAAATATGAAGTAACATATGAATCAAATGTAGTACTAATGCAGCCTGATGGTGCCGCCAACATCTACCAGGTGCCACCAGCCATCTACAAAAGCTCATGTGATATCAACGTAGAATATTTCCCTTTCGATGAGCAGGAATGTGAAATGAAGTTCGGGTCCTGGACATTTGAGGAGGACCAGTTGAACTTCACCTACTACAAGTTTTACGGGCTGGACATGACGGATTACCTTAAGAGTGGGACTTGGGACATAGTGGACTGTCCAGCCCGAATAGTGATCTGCACAGACCCCGAAACTAAGCGGCGGATCAGCATGTACATTGCGAAGTTCATCATCCGAAGGAAAACTCTGTTCTACACCGTAAACTTAATTATTCCCTGTatgttgatttcatttgttAGTATATGTGTCTTTATGCTACCAGCCGATGCCGGTGAAAAAATTACATTGATTATTTCCATTCTATTGGCCTTAGTCGTGTTTCTTCTACTGATTTCGAAGTTGCTGCCGCCGTCGAAGACAATACCACTGATtgcaaaatatttgttgtttacatttattatgaACATCATCGCTATTGGTTCAACAGTGTTCATTATAAACCGAAACTATCGAACTCCTAGAACGCATCGAATGCCAGAGTGGGTTCGAATCGTCTTCTTGAAATATTTGCCAAAGTTCCTATTCATGACGCGCCCTAATCATGATAATCGATGGAAAAGTCCATTAAGGGTATATTCGGAGGAAAATTTAGATGAAGACATGAAGAGACATGTAGAAATGTGCAACAAACATACAAGAAATTGTCAACTACACAACATCTCAGAGACGACAGAGGTCGGCTATGCCCCACTGAGCGCTGAATTGATGGAGGCCACGGAAGCTATTGGGTTTATCACGGAACATCTCAAGTGGGAAGACAGATATGATTCG GTGACCGATGATTGGAAGTATATGGCCAGTGTGGTGGACCGAATGTTACTGTATATATTCCTTCTTGTAACTGTGTGCGGAACTATAGGGATCCTGGTTCAGGCACcttatattttagaaaatattgatCAAGACGAATTGCTAAGCAAAATAATGGACAAATACAAACTCAATAAGGAAGGACACGTGGCCCCAGCCACAATATATCAAAATGCACCTTGTTAA
- the LOC125650850 gene encoding acetylcholine receptor subunit beta-like 1 isoform X4: protein MLFLLTVLFGSAQSLGSDDEVNLIKYLFDDKNYNPLIRPVKNINESIEVQFNLALSQLISVDEKNQIMKTNVWLQMYWYDYQLTWNPEKYGGIKTIRINHSKAWRPDIVLFNNADGKYEVSYESNILLSYNSLVYWIPPAIYKSSCTIDVQFFPFDQQICEMKFGSWTFTDKQLNFTFYNNMNSLDFTDYLKSGTWDIIAGPGRITTEIDPGSNQAKAMVIFEFHLRRKTLFYTVNLIIPCILISFVSVCVFLLPADACEKITLCISILLALVVFLLLISKILPPSLQIPLIAHYLLFTFIMNILAICLTVFVINKNFRTPRTHQMPNWIRLVFLNYLPRLLLMTRPNHMERWQKPAQKVEEQDGSVVFNQSNVIKSNNFSTDLPNYQELTEQHRPGCRRQNRNIPEGSPLLGLTRQTVNHLMDHAPQNKPFQMTPALREATEALKFITEHLKAEDEYDTVLDDWKFVASVLDRLLLIVFLTVTIFGSIGILMQAPYILEYVDQDEIIRKLMRNYLK from the exons GTCTGGGGAGTGATGACGAGGTGAATCTCATTAAGTACCTGTTCGATGACAAAAACTACAACCCGCTGATCCGCCCTGTCAAGAACATTAATGAGTCCATCGAGGTCCAGTTTAACTTGGCCCTCAGCCAGCTTATCAGTGTG GATGAAAAGaatcaaataatgaaaacaaatgtttgGCTACAAATG TACTGGTATGACTATCAACTCACCTGGAAcccagagaaatatggcgggaTAAAGACGATTCGAATAAACCACTCCAAGGCCTGGAGACCGGATATTGTCCTATTCAACAA TGCTGATGGGAAATACGAGGTATCGTACGAGTCCAACATCCTCTTATCATACAACAGTCTGGTGTATTGGATACCGCCCGCCATTTACAAAAGCTCTTGTACTATAGATGTACAGTTCTTTCCATTTGATCAACAGATATGTGAGATGAAATTTGGATCCTGGACGTTCACGGATAAACAACTGAACTTCACGTTTTACAATAATATGAACAGTCTGGATTTTACGGATTATCTTAAAAGTGGCACGTGGGATATTATTGCTGGACCAGGACGTATTACCACAGAAATAGATCCAGGGTCCAATCAGGCTAAAGCGATGGTCATATTTGAGTTTCATCTGCGCAGGAAAACTCTGTTTTATACAGTAAACTTGATTATCCCATGTATATTAATATCATTTGTGAGTGTCTGTGTCTTTTTGCTTCCAGCTGACGCATGTGAGAAAATAACGCTTTGCATTTCTATTTTGCTGGCTCTGGTTgtgtttttgttgcttatttCCAAAATTTTGCCTCCATCGCTGCAAATTCCACTGATCGCGCATTACCTACTTTTTACCTTTATCATGAACATTCTTGCTATTTGTTTGACCGTCTTTGTCATCAACAAAAACTTCCGTACTCCCAGGACGCATCAAATGCCCAATTGGATCCGATTAGTTTTTCTAAACTACCTACCCCGCCTACTTCTGATGACCCGACCCAATCACATGGAAAGATGGCAAAAACCAGCCCAAAAAGTGGAAGAACAAGATGGAAGTGTTGTCTTTAATCAAAGTAATGTCATCAAATCCAACAACTTTTCCACAGATCTGCCAAACTACCAGGAATTGACTGAACAACATCGCCCGGGGTGCCGTCGTCAAAACAGAAACATTCCAGAAGGATCCCCTCTACTTGGGCTTACACGTCAAACTGTCAATCATTTGATGGACCATGCCCCCCAAAATAAACCTTTTCAGATGACCCCTGCATTGAGGGAAGCCACTGAGGCTCTGAAATTTATTACTGAGCACTTGAAAGCTGAAGACGAATATGACACG GTACTGGATGACTGGAAATTCGTGGCCAGCGTTCTGGATCGTCTTCTTCTAATCGTGTTTTTGACAGTTACCATTTTTGGAAGTATTGGTATCCTGATGCAGGCACCATATATACTAGAATATGTAGACCAGGATGAAATTATCAGGAAACTGATGCGGAATTACTTAAAGTAA
- the LOC125650850 gene encoding acetylcholine receptor subunit beta-like 1 isoform X9 encodes MLFLLTVLFGSAQSLGSDDEVNLIKYLFDDKNYNPLIRPVKNINESIEVQFNLALSQLISVDEKNQIMKTNVWLQMYWYDYQLTWNPEKYGGIKTIRINHSKAWRPDIVLFNNADGKYQVSYESNVVMNYDGLTYWIPPAIYRSSCDIDVKYFPFDQQECEMKFGSWTFLKNQLYFTYYLNRRTLDFSDYLRSGTWDIIDSPAWIQEQKDPVSGDIRDMYIVKFVVRRKTLFYIVNLIVPCVLISFASICTFALPGDGGEKITMCISILLALVVFLLLISKILPPALTIPLIAKYLLFNFIMTIIAIGCTVFVLNKNHRTPRTHTMPRWIRVVFLNYLPKALFMTRPEHETRWQDRPLSDATENSRKTTPKQTLQRTPEIERKLLEIKKIHLAQANDHSLTEKNDTITSFDVFGEDFQRASEALKFIRQHTLKHDHYDTIIDDWKYVASVIDRLLLVIFLLVTVGGTLGIFLQAPNIFSVVDQDAIIEKLMSSLN; translated from the exons GTCTGGGGAGTGATGACGAGGTGAATCTCATTAAGTACCTGTTCGATGACAAAAACTACAACCCGCTGATCCGCCCTGTCAAGAACATTAATGAGTCCATCGAGGTCCAGTTTAACTTGGCCCTCAGCCAGCTTATCAGTGTG GATGAAAAGaatcaaataatgaaaacaaatgtttgGCTACAAATG TACTGGTATGACTATCAACTCACCTGGAAcccagagaaatatggcgggaTAAAGACGATTCGAATAAACCACTCCAAGGCCTGGAGACCGGATATTGTCCTATTCAACAA CGCTGACGGAAAGTACCAAGTGAGCTACGAATCTAATGTGGTGATGAACTATGACGGTCTGACCTACTGGATACCTCCCGCCATTTACCGATCGTCATGTGACATTGATGTAAAGTACTTCCCGTTCGATCAGCAAGAATGCGAAATGAAATTTGGATCTTGGACGTTTCTAAAAAATCAACTGTACTTCACATATTACCTCAATAGAAGGACATTGGATTTTTCTGACTATCTGCGTAGTGGAACCTGGGATATCATCGACAGTCCAGCTTGGATTCAAGAGCAGAAAGATCCCGTGTCTGGTGATATCAGAGACATGTACATCGTAAAGTTTGTCGTCAGGAGGAAAACTTTGTTTTACATTGTAAATCTGATCGTCCCTTGTGTATTGATTTCGTTTGCTAGTATCTGTACGTTTGCCTTGCCAGGCGACGGTGGAGAGAAGATCACCATGTGTATATCCATTCTCCTGGCTCTGGTTGTGTTTCTTCTTCTCATTTCCAAGATATTGCCACCTGCTTTGACAATACCTCTGATCGCCAAATACCTCCTGTTCAACTTTATCATGACCATTATAGCCATTGGTTGTACGGTGTTTGTACTTAATAAGAACCACAGGACTCCTCGAACTCACACCATGCCGAGGTGGATTCGAGTTGTCTTCCTTAACTACCTCCCTAAAGCCCTTTTCATGACCAGACCAGAACACGAAACAAGATGGCAGGATCGACCATTGAGTGACGCTACTGAGAATTCAAGAAAAACCACTCCCAAGCAAACTTTACAGAGAACACCTGAAATCGAGCGAAAACTGTTAGAAATTAAAAAGATACACCTTGCACAGGCAAATGATCACAGTTTGACAGAGAAAAACGATACCATTACGTCTTTTGATGTGTTTGGGGAGGATTTCCAGAGAGCCTCTGAAGCGCTCAAGTTTATACGACAGCACACCCTGAAGCATGACCATTACGACACT ATCATTGACGATTGGAAGTATGTGGCCAGCGTGATTGACCGTCTCCTATTGGTCATCTTCCTCCTAGTCACTGTTGGGGGCACCTTGGGAATTTTCCTCCAGGCCCCTAACATTTTCTCTGTCGTTGATCAGGACGCCATCATCGAAAAACTCATGTCTTCCCTTAATTAA